The following proteins come from a genomic window of Elgaria multicarinata webbii isolate HBS135686 ecotype San Diego chromosome 10, rElgMul1.1.pri, whole genome shotgun sequence:
- the C10H4orf54 gene encoding uncharacterized protein C4orf54 homolog, whose product MEVLTKSPAEQIIIQKGNAGESCSRMMKHHSQEPSTSSSKESKYVEIYDFPGGRGESPQTVKLTLAGNGSKVAFIRPKNGPCEISEVNSLANNMLAGRSADRESQDYKSKMEGTPSPMGMKADEVGGSITGTSSEGSENTLSPSISNIQLYTNGCPESSSSSCPSPVQESGSFPKMDDLGTGGKTSSSSFGYDSDEDDDADCKEICLSNQRGGCRRASQVLQSQHSFTSENNSNNNDEAHYITTHEIQLSEVDHDMDFDYGLASRWDFEDNNVIYSFVDYASFGSEETLADTQTEEDNSCYLSTTTSDPNNQTDSIDNTSSTEIVSINSENDTPSTDKCASSEESQSKNLNSMSENSAGQILLSIKPTSRAINEPSNQHKKQNIIYAAKHEGDMSLCVSTAHERNSSLKQDVFHDYAKKFIAVPARLQTRCGAIRARELGGYSSGASSVVSELDDADKEVRSLTARAFRSLAYPYFDTLNLSSSESSTSLSDHTLGINRWSTYLDLKCGSLGQKAEQNLFKSSTAPTGWNRSTGTKTSSDQFYIHSNKSQTKALEFVVSKLDGEITHVETPACLEKRIQSGSRVVTLLETLNFSSNINAGVPRPAKPSENAAVGSGCTDEVTETLPKELGNEACKQSGLATESMEGTQKKSKFASSLLKNVISKKMQLEHEFKMERGEITDNTYSGMSNSLSSKEVDGTSKEKLRDGGLQRQNSRYSEGSSDYTIVTADDLGEFFDSKSPTSKPSTPREGHISLNRSLSETFLEEACKIKKSASETLKATFLRSQNSAFRTWKEKEAEKKEEKAPVGKLKILSKGDCKADLGEISASKSTKMSRLFVPNIQQTTKEKQSSMQVSKYSTATSAAAQTAIATTMIKPKPPEIKISLGSVQQNKDHPFNIAKLLTPKIAGSVPNFFKTIEETRCPQQKPCKGEAVDKVPQFLVRDVRDSKPKVQGPIHQVRDVRKLIKSSYSRESGDNNSDRGSVNSDQGTSEQRPKQLVTAGIPRPLSPMVITCQAVSNSKEDKKASKTSEMWAKAHNGGKMLPSNQEGTILVHRTSGRLPVATIAPNKSDPHQPAVLKIVSKTSVPWRQQPQPPPQPQPTVEKSSKGGPLVVTEEEEPPREEVNKAPFTVNHQALQKLTAAVRSMEELYSFNKNEWKRKSDPLPITDSHVLSLIASEERTMGTSAREESIVGAKAEEQETGQTVGLATSPSSTANSRPAAERQPRSKAANPTKSTEKVSAKAAAFESLALAREQHRGPGFHGETSAVTTGAAEKSRTPVGPRGTFTFNAQAQKAKQQPQEPSPPPPRGLKGQARPRSIKLFGHRQGCLAEHDKGPKPVAPDCGNYLAIPLKASSAEQPGAAAASGDGGGREGLVSATSAAAALYSTGRNQTVSNPVKVQQQSEERSSGPNATAAPQPQPPLLPLPPAPLPPQVMAAAPQLEMPPAQIFPQAFSLAAAAAALTGAAQAAPLLCFSPPMAAPAAEPATFPVPQTQRKVLLDLSTGQCYVVDTPVQPPPQKRRLFDPETGQYVEVPLPAQPSAPPPAVAPMTLPMSSLALGTAAGTYGAPAAAYMFYPGFLPAVLPASALQGQLAQQPGSEISAAASSSPGADSPYYMPTGNTQQQQQQQQQQQQAAPGGEGKAPLISITSQPLGPRIIAPPSFDGTTMRFVVEHR is encoded by the coding sequence ATGGAAGTGCTTACAAAATCGCCTGCTGAGCAGATCATTATTCAAAAAGGGAATGCTGGAGAAAGCTGCAGCCGAATGATGAAGCACCATTCTCAAGAGCCATCAACATCCTCCTCCAAGGAATCAAAATATGTGGAGATTTATGATttccctggagggaggggagagagtccCCAAACTGTAAAACTGACTTTGGCAGGGAATGGAAGTAAAGTGGCCTTTATCAGACCTAAAAATGGACCGTGCGAGATCAGTGAGGTTAACAGTTTGGCTAACAATATGCTGGCAGGCAGATCTGCAGATCGAGAATCCCAGGATTATAAATCTAAAATGGAAGGCACTCCTTCTCCCATGGGGATGAAAGCTGATGAGGTGGGGGGAAGCATCACTGGCACCAGCTCAGAAGGGTCTGAGAACACTTTGTCCCCTAGTATTTCCAACATTCAGCTTTACACAAATGGCTGcccagaatcatcatcatcttcttgtCCTTCACCGGTACAAGAGTCAGGCAGCTTTCCAAAAATGGATGACTTAGGAACAGGGGGGAAaacctcctcttcttcatttggATATGACAGCGATGAAGACGATGATGCAGACTGTAAAGAAATCTGTCTGAGTAACCAGAGAGGAGGGTGCAGGCGTGCTTCACAAGTGCTACAGTCGCAACACAGCTTCACCAGCGAAAACAACAGTAACAATAATGATGAAGCACATTATATTACAACCCATGAAATCCAACTCAGTGAAGTGGACCATGACATGGATTTTGACTACGGATTAGCCTCGCGGTGGGACTTTGAGGACAACAATGTGATCTATTCCTTTGTGGATTATGCTTCTTTTGGAAGTGAAGAGACTCTTGCAGACACACAGACAGAAGAGGATAATAGCTGTTATCTCAGCACGACCACTAGTGATCCCAATAATCAGACAGACAGTATCGATAATACCAGCAGTACAGAGATAGTCAGCATTAATTCTGAAAATGATACCCCTAGTACAGACAAATGCGCCAGCTCGGAAGAAAGTCAGTCCAAGAACCTCAACAGCATGAGTGAGAATTCTGCAGGCCAGATACTCCTATCAATCAAACCAACTTCCAGGGCTATAAATGAGCCTAGCAACCAGcacaaaaagcaaaacattatTTATGCTGCCAAGCATGAAGGCGACATGAGCCTCTGTGTCTCCACAGCTCATGAACGAAATTCAAGTTTAAAACAAGATGTGTTTCATGACTATGCAAAAAAATTTATTGCAGTTCCTGCACGCTTGCAAACAAGGTGTGGAGCCATAAGAGCAAGAGAATTGGGAGGATATTCAAGTGGTGCTTCTAGTGTGGTAAGTGAGTTGGATGATGCAGATAAAGAAGTAAGAAGCCTGACGGCAAGGGCATTCCGGAGCTTAGCTTATCCCTACTTTGATACCCTGAACTTGAGCTCCAGTGAGTCCTCCACGTCTCTTTCAGATCACACCCTAGGAATCAACCGGTGGTCAACTTACTTGGATTTAAAGTGTGGCAGCCTTGGACAGAAAGCAGAGCAGAATCTTTTCAAAAGCAGCACTGCACCAACTGGATGGAACAGAAGCACTGGAACAAAGACATCCAGTGACCAGTTCTACATTCACTCCAATAAGTCACAGACTAAAGCATTAGAGTTTGTTGTCAGCAAGCTTGATGGGGAAATAACGCATGTTGAAACACCAGCTTGCTTGGAAAAGCGGATTCAATCAGGTTCCCGGGTTGTTACTTTGTTGGAGActttgaatttcagcagcaatatTAATGCGGGTGTCCCCAGACCTGCTAAACCTTCTGAAAATGCTGCTGTTGGATCAGGTTGCACAGATGAAGTTACAGAAACACTGCCAAAGGAGCTGGGCAATGAAGCTTGCAAACAATCTGGGTTGGCTACAGAAAGCATGGAAGGGACGCAGAAGAAATCAAAATTTGCATCTAGCCTCCTCAAAAATGTTATCTCAAAGAAAATGCAACTGGAACATGAGTTCAAAATGGAAAGGGGAGAGATCACAGACAACACATATTCTGGTATGTCCAATTCCTTATCTTCTAAAGAGGTAGATGGCACCTCCAAGGAGAAGTTAAGGGATGGGGGTTTGCAGAGACAGAATTCTAGATATTCAGAAGGCAGCTCTGACTACACTATTGTAACAGCAGATGATTTGGGAGAGTTTTTTGATAGCAAGTCACCTACTTCCAAGCCATCTACTCCCAGGGAGGGACATATTAGTCTGAATAGATCTCTTTCTGAAACTTTCTTAGAGGAGGCGTGCAAAATAAAAAAGAGTGCTTCTGAAACTCTCAAGGCAACTTTTCTCCGTAGCCAGAATAGTGCATTTAGaacatggaaagaaaaagaagcagagaaaaaggaggaaaaagctcCAGTGGGAAAACTGAAAATTTTATCCAAAGGTGACTGTAAGGCAGATTTGGGAGAAATCTCAGCCAGCAAATCAACTAAAATGTCACGTCTCTTTGTCCCAAATATTCaacaaacaacaaaagaaaagcaaTCCAGCATGCAGGTGTCAAAATATTCTACAGCAACCAGCGCAGCAGCTCagactgccattgccaccacaaTGATAAAGCCCAAACCTCCTGAGATCAAGATCAGCTTGGGTAGTGTGCAACAGAACAAAGATCATCCTTTCAATATTGCTAAGCTCCTCACACCCAAGATAGCTGGAAGTGTCCCAAACTTTTTCAAGACAATTGAAGAGACCAGATGTCCCCAGCAGAAACCATGCAAAGGGGAGGCTGTGGATAAAGTGCCTCAATTTCTGGTACGTGATGTAAGAGACAGTAAACCTAAGGTCCAAGGGCCTATCCACCAGGTGAGAGATGTCCGGAAATTAATCAAAAGTAGCTACAGTCGTGAGTCAGGGGATAACAACAGTGACAGAGGCAGTGTGAATTCTGATCAGGGAACCTCTGAACAGAGACCCAAACAGCTGGTGACAGCAGGCATTCCCAGGCCCCTCTCTCCTATGGTGATAACTTGTCAGGCAGTAAGCAACAGCAAAGAGGACAAGAAGGCCAGCAAGACTTCTGAGATGTGGGCCAAAGCACATAATGGAGGTAAGATGCTGCCTTCCAACCAAGAGGGAACAATCCTGGTGCACAGGACCTCAGGCAGGCTGCCTGTGGCTACTATCGCTCCTAACAAAAGCGACCCTCACCAGCCTGCTGTGCTGAAGATAGTCTCCAAAACATCTGTGCCCTGGAGGCAGCAACCACAGCCACCACCACAACCGCAACCAACAGTGGAGAAAAGCAGCAAGGGAGGACCATTGGTGGTAACTGAAGAAGAGGAACCTCCACGGGAAGAGGTGAACAAGGCACCTTTTACAGTGAACCATCAGGCACTGCAGAAACTTACAGCAGCAGTCCGGAGCATGGAGGAACTCTACAGCTTCAATAAAAATGAGTGGAAGCGCAAGAGTGACCCTCTGCCCATCACCGACAGCCATgtcctgtccctcattgccagcGAGGAACGGACTATGGGAACCAGTGCCAGGGAAGAATCAATTGTAGGTGCAAAGGCTGAGGAACAGGAGACAGGTCAGACTGTGGGATTAGCAACATCCCCCAGCAGTACTGCCAACAGCAGGCCTGCCGCAGAACGCCAACCCCGCAGCAAGGCTGCCAACCCAACCAAGAGCACGGAGAAGGTCTCAGCCAAGGCGGCCGCTTTTGAGAGCTTAGCACTGGCTCGAGAGCAGCACCGTGGCCCAGGCTTCCATGGGGAGACGTCAGCGGTCACAACAGGGGCTGCAGAGAAGAGCAGAACCCCTGTGGGCCCCCGCGGCACCTTCACCTTCAACGCCCAAGCCCAGAAGGCCAAGCAGCAGCCTCAGGagccttctccaccaccaccaagaggCCTCAAAGGCCAGGCTAGGCCTCGCTCCATCAAACTCTTCGGGCACAGGCAGGGGTGCCTTGCTGAGCACGACAAGGGTCCCAAGCCAGTAGCTCCCGACTGTGGGAACTACTTGGCCATCCCTCTCAAGGCATCTTCTGCTGAGCAGCCGGGGGCGGCGGCTGCCTCCGGAGACGGAGGGGGCCGCGAGGGCCTAGTCTCTGCAACCTCGGCTGCGGCCGCCCTGTACAGCACGGGCAGGAACCAGACGGTCTCCAACCCGGTTAAGGTGCAACAGCAGTCTGAGGAGAGGAGCAGCGGCCCCAACGCAACTGCCGCGCCGCAGCCGCAGccgcctcttcttcctcttcctcctgctcctcttcctcctcaggtGATGGCCGCTGCACCTCAGCTTGAAATGCCTCCCGCGCAAATCTTCCCTCAGGCTTTTTCcctcgcggcggcggcggccgccttAACAGGCGCCGCCCAGGCCGCGCCTCTGCTGTGCTTCTCGCCTCCCATGGCCGCGCCGGCCGCCGAGCCGGCCACGTTCCCGGTGCCTCAGACGCAACGCAAGGTGCTGTTGGACCTCAGCACGGGCCAGTGCTATGTGGTGGACACGCCTGTGCAGCCGCCGCCTCAGAAGCGGCGCCTCTTCGACCCCGAGACCGGGCAGTACGTGGAAGTGCCCTTGCCCGCCCAACCATCTGCCCCACCGCCGGCCGTGGCCCCCATGACCCTTCCCATGTCCTCCCTAGCGCTGGGCACGGCGGCCGGAACCTACGGCGCCCCGGCCGCAGCCTACATGTTCTACCCCGGCTTCTTGCCCGCCGTCTTGCCCGCCAGCGCCTTGCAGGGCCAGCTCGCCCAGCAGCCCGGCAGCGAGATCAGCGCCGCCGCCTCATCCAGCCCCGGGGCAGACAGCCCTTATTACATGCCCACGGGCaacacccagcagcagcagcaacaacagcaacaacagcaacaagcgGCTCCCGGCGGCGAGGGGAAAGCGCCGCTCATCAGCATCACTTCGCAGCCGCTGGGCCCCAGGATCATTGCGCCGCCCTCCTTCGACGGCACCACCATGCGTTTCGTCGTGGAGCATCGGTGA